One Archangium lipolyticum DNA segment encodes these proteins:
- the dnaG gene encoding DNA primase — protein MSVRPRRAEGVAVIPEHKIQEVLERVDLVNLVSRYVELKKAGREFKGRCPFHQEKTPSFYVVPEKRFYFCHGCRASGDAVSFVQRYLGKTFIDAVRDLAREVGVDLEAAQDPGARERQQLKDVTDQAAEHFRTLLWEEEGRRAREYLASRGISEETARAFGLGWAPAAWTSLADRLAKVGMIDWGLNAGLISKRQKGDGYYDFFRSRLIIPIRAPEGRPIAFGGRLVDAEEGPKYLNSRESRLYNKSETLFGMDQARDEIRRRKAAVLVEGYFDCIALHQEGVKHTVALCSTALTPGHLKVLGRAEARELFLLLDGDQAGLAAVERLAGPLLAAGAAAKVALLPQGDDPDTFIRREGATGLERLLAEARPLTHHVFLTVLPQGKEASFEEKMAALERLKPVSAQLPVGLVRSAFFTALSAWCGLPAAELEATLRGKAPPQVKPVPKPGQEASSQAGRPNGQPARGAAPTAPRPPPVKPPDALEAMYVAAALREPRLVARDTFRVCDELAHPGLRLALAQATSGIGVEDALFEAHDTVKRALEAAWRQLPEGGSALEHTFLLVCRNLILRRIREQLSYIERATRQTVGAHDLSEETRRLLAQRIELLALKKRVEEEIRPPPPGTKAPMQPV, from the coding sequence ATGTCGGTCCGGCCTCGCCGGGCGGAGGGGGTGGCTGTGATCCCCGAGCACAAGATCCAGGAGGTCCTCGAGCGGGTGGACCTGGTGAACCTCGTCTCGCGCTACGTCGAGCTGAAGAAGGCCGGCCGCGAGTTCAAGGGCCGCTGCCCGTTCCACCAGGAGAAGACGCCCTCCTTCTATGTCGTCCCGGAGAAGCGCTTCTATTTCTGCCACGGCTGCCGGGCCAGTGGCGACGCCGTGTCCTTCGTCCAGCGCTACCTGGGAAAAACCTTCATCGACGCGGTGAGGGACCTGGCCCGCGAGGTGGGGGTGGACCTGGAGGCGGCGCAGGACCCGGGCGCCCGGGAGCGGCAGCAGCTCAAGGACGTGACCGACCAGGCGGCCGAGCACTTCCGGACACTCCTGTGGGAGGAGGAGGGCCGCCGCGCCCGCGAGTACCTCGCCAGCCGCGGCATCTCCGAGGAGACCGCCCGCGCCTTCGGGCTGGGCTGGGCCCCGGCCGCGTGGACCTCGCTGGCGGACCGGCTGGCCAAGGTGGGGATGATCGACTGGGGCCTCAACGCGGGCCTCATCTCCAAGCGTCAGAAGGGCGACGGCTACTACGACTTCTTCCGCAGCCGCCTCATCATCCCCATCCGCGCCCCGGAGGGCCGTCCCATCGCCTTCGGCGGCCGGCTGGTGGACGCGGAGGAGGGCCCCAAGTACCTCAACTCCCGCGAGTCCCGGCTCTACAACAAGAGCGAGACCCTCTTCGGCATGGACCAGGCGCGCGATGAGATCCGCCGCCGCAAGGCCGCCGTCCTCGTGGAGGGCTACTTCGACTGCATCGCGCTGCACCAGGAGGGGGTGAAGCACACGGTGGCGCTGTGCTCCACCGCCCTTACCCCCGGCCACCTCAAGGTGCTCGGCCGTGCCGAGGCCCGGGAGCTCTTCCTGCTGCTGGACGGAGACCAGGCGGGCCTCGCCGCCGTGGAGCGCCTGGCCGGCCCCCTGCTCGCCGCGGGAGCGGCCGCCAAGGTGGCCCTGCTGCCCCAGGGGGACGATCCGGACACCTTCATCCGCCGCGAGGGCGCCACGGGCCTGGAGCGGCTGCTCGCCGAGGCCCGTCCCCTCACCCACCACGTCTTCCTCACCGTCCTGCCCCAGGGGAAGGAGGCCTCCTTCGAGGAGAAGATGGCCGCGTTGGAGCGGCTCAAGCCCGTGTCGGCCCAGCTGCCGGTGGGGCTGGTGCGCTCGGCCTTCTTCACCGCGCTGAGCGCCTGGTGCGGCCTGCCCGCCGCCGAGCTGGAGGCCACGCTGCGCGGCAAGGCGCCTCCCCAGGTGAAGCCCGTTCCCAAGCCCGGCCAGGAGGCGTCCTCCCAGGCGGGCCGGCCCAATGGACAGCCTGCCCGGGGAGCGGCCCCCACGGCCCCCCGCCCGCCTCCCGTGAAGCCCCCGGACGCGCTGGAGGCCATGTACGTGGCCGCCGCCCTGCGCGAGCCCCGGCTGGTGGCCCGCGATACCTTCCGCGTCTGCGACGAGCTGGCCCACCCTGGCCTGCGCCTGGCGCTCGCCCAGGCCACCTCCGGCATCGGCGTCGAGGACGCCCTCTTCGAGGCCCACGACACCGTCAAACGGGCCCTGGAGGCCGCCTGGCGCCAGCTGCCGGAAGGCGGCTCGGCCCTCGAGCATACGTTCCTGCTCGTCTGCCGGAACCTCATCCTCCGCCGTATCCGCGAGCAGTTGTCCTACATCGAGCGCGCCACCCGCCAGACGGTGGGCGCACATGACCTGTCCGAGGAGACCCGGCGCCTCCTGGCACAGCGGATCGAGTTGCTCGCATTGAAGAAAAGGGTGGAAGAGGAAATCCGCCCGCCTCCCCCGGGAACAAAGGCACCGATGC
- a CDS encoding GatB/YqeY domain-containing protein has translation MATVRERIDADLKDAMRSKNELHTSVLRMLKSAIKYKEVEPGASGPLDEGAILQVIGTLIKQRRDSVEQYKTGGRPELAEKEEQEISVLQNYLPKQLSADELRAEVQAAITQAGAKSAKDMGAVMKLLTPKLQGRAEGRAISEEVKNQLSKLS, from the coding sequence ATGGCCACCGTGAGAGAGCGCATCGACGCCGACCTCAAGGACGCGATGCGGTCGAAGAACGAGCTGCACACCAGCGTCCTGCGGATGCTCAAGAGCGCCATCAAGTACAAGGAAGTGGAGCCCGGCGCCTCCGGCCCCCTCGACGAGGGCGCCATCCTTCAGGTCATCGGCACCCTCATCAAGCAGCGCCGCGACTCCGTCGAGCAGTACAAGACGGGCGGCCGCCCCGAGCTGGCCGAGAAGGAGGAGCAGGAGATCTCCGTCCTCCAGAACTACCTGCCCAAGCAGCTGTCCGCCGACGAGCTGCGCGCCGAGGTCCAGGCCGCCATCACCCAGGCGGGCGCCAAGAGCGCCAAGGACATGGGTGCGGTGATGAAGCTCCTCACGCCCAAGCTCCAGGGCCGGGCCGAGGGCCGCGCCATCTCCGAGGAAGTGAAGAACCAGCTGTCCAAGCTGTCCTGA
- the rpsU gene encoding 30S ribosomal protein S21, with product MPGIRVKDGESIESALKRFKKATEKAGILSEIRKREHYEKPSVKRKKKALAAKKRAVKKARKTY from the coding sequence ATGCCCGGCATTCGAGTGAAGGATGGTGAGTCCATCGAGAGCGCCCTCAAGCGCTTCAAGAAGGCCACCGAGAAGGCTGGTATCCTCTCCGAGATCCGTAAGCGCGAGCACTACGAGAAGCCTTCCGTGAAGCGGAAGAAGAAGGCTCTCGCGGCCAAGAAGCGCGCGGTGAAGAAGGCGCGCAAGACGTACTAG
- a CDS encoding HEAT repeat domain-containing protein — MTPALFLVLFLSAGQHGGQGAIGCWTSCQRHIQDSALRTQVCKLCVTSGRSDAWVMELGRRPGLHASAALKSALSDPDWRVRWGSLRAQAKARGLTESRVLADWVADVPAKEEVLACLTAARAAADTGRSTASLLKDAGSRGGAAAARVWSRRDAIREALEVEVYAENAALRGEALAHLATFLGQPPARVVLGAMEGRPESADAAPASALLSVADKQGTSVGRMLLKEAKPADQVLINRLFAIYSQHLEKLQKGLASADITERRGAVQSLRRYGPLAQRELERALGDTEVLVRRQAARGLAELEGLPLMETAARRIRADGATLATQRAWLQVAATDKGCEPFLLEVARDTRLPAETRGEAVGQLPDCDGGGKRRFQVLSPFLQDPQALVRAGAVRALAVPHSPEGDKALAAALGDSAPEVVVAALDVVGQQRQLGQAEAAVALLGSEHPAVREASARTLEWIGRAQHVKPLAQTLHEDSVPAVRVAAARTLGVLGGPFAASALSQALAKDPDSHVQHVARRGLERLGFSPP; from the coding sequence GTGACCCCCGCCCTCTTCCTCGTCCTGTTCTTGTCCGCCGGTCAGCACGGCGGCCAGGGAGCGATCGGCTGCTGGACATCCTGCCAGAGGCACATCCAGGACTCCGCCCTTCGCACCCAGGTCTGCAAGCTGTGCGTCACCTCCGGCCGCTCCGATGCCTGGGTGATGGAGCTGGGGCGCAGGCCTGGTCTCCATGCCTCGGCGGCGCTGAAATCGGCCCTCTCCGACCCCGACTGGCGGGTGCGGTGGGGATCCCTACGGGCCCAGGCGAAGGCCCGCGGCCTCACCGAATCCCGAGTGCTCGCCGACTGGGTCGCCGACGTCCCAGCCAAGGAGGAGGTGCTCGCCTGTCTCACCGCCGCGCGGGCCGCCGCGGACACGGGCCGCTCCACCGCCTCCTTGCTCAAGGACGCGGGGAGCAGGGGAGGGGCGGCGGCGGCCCGGGTCTGGTCTCGCCGGGACGCCATCCGGGAGGCCCTGGAGGTAGAGGTGTACGCCGAGAACGCCGCCCTCCGGGGTGAGGCGCTCGCCCACCTCGCCACCTTCCTCGGCCAGCCACCCGCCCGGGTGGTGCTCGGGGCCATGGAGGGACGCCCCGAGTCCGCTGACGCCGCCCCCGCTTCCGCGCTCCTCTCCGTGGCCGACAAGCAGGGCACCTCGGTGGGGCGGATGCTCCTCAAGGAGGCGAAGCCGGCGGACCAGGTCCTCATCAACCGCCTCTTCGCCATCTACTCCCAGCACCTGGAGAAGCTGCAGAAGGGGCTCGCCTCCGCCGACATCACGGAGCGGCGCGGTGCCGTGCAGTCGCTGCGGCGCTACGGCCCGCTGGCGCAGCGCGAGCTGGAGCGCGCCCTGGGCGACACGGAGGTGCTGGTGCGCCGGCAGGCGGCGCGCGGGCTCGCCGAGCTCGAGGGCCTGCCGCTGATGGAGACCGCCGCCCGCCGGATCCGCGCGGACGGGGCCACGCTGGCCACCCAACGCGCGTGGTTGCAGGTGGCCGCGACCGACAAGGGCTGTGAGCCCTTCCTCCTGGAGGTGGCGCGCGACACGCGGCTCCCCGCGGAGACCCGGGGCGAGGCGGTGGGCCAGCTCCCCGATTGTGATGGCGGTGGCAAGCGCCGCTTCCAGGTGCTGTCCCCCTTCCTCCAGGACCCGCAGGCCCTGGTGCGGGCCGGGGCGGTGCGGGCGCTCGCCGTGCCGCACTCTCCCGAGGGAGACAAGGCCCTCGCCGCCGCGCTCGGGGACTCCGCGCCGGAGGTGGTGGTCGCCGCCCTCGACGTGGTGGGCCAGCAGCGCCAGCTGGGACAGGCGGAGGCCGCGGTGGCGTTGCTCGGCTCCGAGCACCCCGCCGTGCGCGAGGCCTCCGCCCGGACGCTGGAGTGGATCGGCCGGGCCCAGCACGTGAAACCCCTCGCCCAGACGCTGCATGAGGACAGTGTCCCCGCGGTGCGCGTGGCCGCCGCGCGGACGCTGGGGGTGCTGGGGGGGCCCTTCGCCGCCTCCGCCCTCAGTCAGGCCCTCGCCAAGGACCCGGACTCCCATGTCCAGCACGTGGCGCGGCGGGGACTGGAGCGGCTCGGCTTCAGCCCTCCCTGA
- a CDS encoding GGDEF domain-containing protein yields MRITRAIVIEPGAAGRRKLKEGLEKAGLGVSAVAGWEEAQGRAQLVVLGPTVERPAQVARAVREQLPQALVLAAQEKPGKASFAEGVLPLPVSPKDLRVRLPELVKLRTLTRGPSVRKARRERSASAPETVRTSGEALLDPLTQFYAFAHFKDFVFVEVKRSRRHGLPLALALVAFDPFEVRVGRELREQLHGGLALAIRRSLRDTDYPVQYSADRVLLLLPHTDLAGAHTVARRVCERVARSSLTFDDKVIHPTVSVGLAALAPGRELSFSDLIRQAQNSLESARSAGGNRVEMLAETPGLEIEGT; encoded by the coding sequence ATGAGGATTACACGAGCCATCGTCATCGAGCCGGGTGCCGCCGGGCGCCGCAAGCTGAAGGAGGGCCTGGAGAAGGCGGGACTCGGGGTGTCCGCCGTGGCGGGGTGGGAGGAGGCACAGGGCCGGGCCCAGCTGGTGGTGCTGGGCCCCACGGTGGAGAGGCCGGCCCAGGTGGCGCGCGCGGTGCGGGAGCAGCTTCCGCAGGCGCTCGTGCTGGCCGCCCAGGAGAAGCCCGGGAAGGCCAGCTTCGCGGAGGGCGTCCTTCCGCTCCCCGTCTCTCCGAAGGATCTACGGGTGCGCCTGCCCGAGCTGGTGAAGCTGCGGACGCTCACCCGCGGCCCGTCCGTGCGCAAGGCGCGCCGGGAGCGCTCCGCGTCCGCTCCCGAGACGGTGCGCACCTCGGGAGAGGCGCTGTTGGATCCGCTCACCCAATTCTACGCCTTCGCGCACTTCAAGGACTTCGTCTTCGTCGAGGTGAAGCGCTCGCGGCGCCACGGGCTGCCGCTGGCCCTCGCGCTGGTGGCCTTCGATCCGTTCGAGGTGCGGGTGGGCCGTGAGCTGCGCGAGCAGCTGCATGGAGGCCTGGCGCTCGCCATCCGGCGCTCCCTGCGCGACACGGACTACCCGGTGCAGTACTCGGCGGATCGGGTGCTGCTGCTGCTTCCCCACACGGACTTGGCCGGAGCCCACACCGTGGCCCGCCGCGTCTGCGAGCGCGTGGCCCGCTCCAGTCTCACCTTCGACGACAAGGTCATCCACCCCACCGTGTCCGTGGGGCTGGCCGCGCTCGCTCCGGGGCGGGAGCTGTCCTTCTCCGATCTCATCCGCCAGGCCCAGAACTCCTTGGAGTCGGCCCGGTCCGCTGGCGGCAACCGCGTGGAGATGCTCGCGGAGACGCCGGGACTGGAGATCGAGGGGACGTAG
- a CDS encoding GGDEF domain-containing protein, translating to MSDEKTAVHSISDLLGAAAPQQQSAYLIVISTKSPAGIGRMFKLDRSETVLGRSTEAQFQVEDDGISRKHAKVVSLGDGRFQLVDLGSTNGTFLNGLKVSAAPLYDGDKIQIGSNTVLKFSIQDQLEEAYQRSIYESATRDGLTRLYNKKFFLDTLRKEFAYCLRHRVALSLVMFDVDYFKKINDVYGHPAGDYVLARIAQRVSDTIRTEDLFARYGGEEFALMLRESGEEQALSCAERCRVAVDRTDFIFAGTPIKVTISLGVATLHDSDFAQAEDIIAAADKYLYRAKRAGRNRVDGKAISGP from the coding sequence ATGTCCGACGAGAAGACCGCCGTCCATTCGATTTCGGACCTGCTGGGTGCCGCGGCGCCACAGCAGCAGAGCGCGTATCTGATCGTCATCAGCACGAAGTCTCCGGCGGGCATCGGCCGGATGTTCAAGCTGGATCGATCGGAGACGGTGCTCGGCCGAAGCACGGAGGCGCAGTTCCAGGTCGAGGACGATGGCATCTCGCGCAAGCACGCGAAGGTGGTGTCGCTCGGGGATGGGCGCTTCCAGCTGGTGGATCTGGGCAGCACCAACGGCACGTTCCTCAACGGGCTGAAGGTGAGCGCCGCGCCGCTGTACGACGGCGACAAGATCCAGATCGGCTCCAACACGGTGCTCAAGTTCTCCATCCAGGATCAGCTGGAGGAGGCCTACCAGCGCAGCATCTACGAGTCGGCCACGCGGGACGGGCTGACGCGCCTGTACAACAAGAAGTTCTTCCTCGACACGCTGCGCAAGGAGTTCGCGTACTGCCTGCGCCACCGGGTGGCCCTGTCCCTGGTGATGTTCGACGTGGATTACTTCAAGAAGATCAACGATGTGTACGGGCACCCGGCCGGCGACTACGTGCTGGCGCGCATCGCGCAGCGGGTGAGCGACACCATCCGCACGGAGGACCTGTTCGCGCGCTACGGAGGCGAGGAGTTCGCCCTGATGCTGCGCGAGTCCGGTGAGGAGCAGGCCCTGTCGTGCGCCGAGCGCTGCCGGGTGGCGGTGGACCGCACGGACTTCATCTTCGCGGGCACGCCCATCAAGGTGACGATCAGCCTGGGCGTGGCCACGCTGCACGACTCGGACTTCGCGCAGGCGGAGGACATCATCGCCGCAGCGGACAAGTACCTCTACCGGGCCAAGCGCGCGGGCCGCAACCGCGTGGACGGCAAGGCCATCAGCGGTCCGTGA
- a CDS encoding asparaginase has product MPRILLLHTGGTLGMAGGRPSALRPAAFFKTLERRCPELFQLADIELELFSNLDSSEMQPELWSRLAEHLHRRLPDFDGAVVTHGTDTLAHTASALSFMLPGLPKPVVMTGSQRPLGEIRSDARLNLIDAVLSALQGPPEVSICFDSHLYRGNRTRKVKVSEYDAFESPNCPLLGILGVDATFAPGLRQKGPFRLREKLEPRVFLLKVFPGLDPALPLALLPHVRGLVVEAYGAGNVPIDPALGRSLLPLFRQAREREVPVVVVSQAHRNGVDLTLYESGAAALAEGALSGGDMTPSAALVKLMQGLAYHRNREALARFIQTPIVGEMTERPPAVQERPAKNSKRAR; this is encoded by the coding sequence ATGCCCCGAATCCTCCTGCTGCATACCGGCGGCACCCTGGGAATGGCCGGAGGCCGCCCGTCCGCCCTGCGTCCCGCCGCCTTCTTCAAGACGCTCGAGCGCCGCTGCCCCGAGCTCTTCCAGCTCGCCGACATCGAGCTGGAGCTCTTCTCCAACCTGGACAGCTCGGAGATGCAGCCGGAGCTGTGGAGCCGGCTCGCCGAGCACCTCCACCGCCGGCTGCCGGACTTCGACGGCGCCGTGGTGACGCACGGCACGGACACGCTCGCCCACACCGCGAGCGCCCTCTCCTTCATGCTGCCCGGGCTGCCCAAGCCGGTGGTGATGACGGGCTCGCAGCGGCCCCTGGGTGAAATCCGCTCGGACGCGCGGCTCAACCTCATCGACGCGGTGCTCTCCGCCCTCCAGGGGCCTCCCGAGGTGAGCATCTGCTTCGACTCCCACCTCTACCGCGGCAACCGCACCCGCAAGGTGAAGGTGTCCGAGTACGACGCTTTCGAGAGCCCCAACTGCCCCCTGCTGGGCATACTCGGAGTGGATGCCACCTTCGCGCCGGGTCTGCGACAGAAGGGGCCCTTCCGCCTGCGCGAGAAGCTGGAGCCCCGCGTCTTCCTGCTCAAGGTCTTCCCGGGGTTGGATCCCGCCCTGCCCCTGGCCCTGCTGCCCCACGTGCGCGGCCTGGTGGTGGAGGCCTATGGCGCGGGCAATGTCCCCATCGACCCGGCGCTCGGGCGCTCGCTGCTCCCGCTCTTCCGGCAGGCCCGCGAGCGCGAGGTGCCGGTGGTGGTGGTGAGCCAGGCGCACCGCAATGGGGTGGACCTCACGCTCTACGAGTCCGGGGCGGCGGCACTCGCGGAGGGGGCGCTGAGCGGGGGCGACATGACGCCCTCGGCGGCGCTGGTGAAGCTGATGCAGGGGCTCGCCTACCACCGGAACAGGGAGGCGCTGGCACGCTTCATCCAGACGCCAATTGTCGGGGAGATGACCGAGCGCCCTCCAGCCGTTCAGGAGCGCCCGGCCAAAAACTCGAAACGCGCGCGTTAG
- a CDS encoding DsbA family protein, protein MLPARFNRVLLALSVALLAAACSKSSEAAAPPQAAAPKPAAPAPSAPPPAAAPARGGDVLSGIPGMDFSALPPAAKRELSTVLTDEFCYCGCPHTLGQCLKGHTTCQHGKRMARLAAKQAAAGVPATEIIVALSEYYASFRAPRKTLEVDPRMCMGDPKAQVTLVEFFDFECPYCGKARPLLEAFAKKNASRVRMCAVPFPLPMHPNAIPAGQAAMWARDQGKYWEMHDALFENAQNLSPARIVEIANKLGLKGADLQKALQAGTYAKEVEKYKNLGQAANIHGTPSLFFNGRSYDANMGLTEDALTHTLEDELEWRANKNAWAAD, encoded by the coding sequence GTGCTCCCTGCCCGTTTCAATCGAGTCCTCCTGGCGCTCTCCGTGGCGCTGCTGGCCGCTGCTTGTTCCAAGAGCTCCGAGGCCGCCGCTCCGCCCCAGGCCGCCGCCCCCAAGCCTGCCGCCCCGGCTCCGAGCGCGCCTCCCCCGGCCGCCGCTCCGGCCCGCGGTGGCGACGTGCTCTCCGGGATTCCGGGCATGGACTTCTCCGCGCTGCCGCCCGCCGCGAAGCGCGAGCTGTCCACCGTCCTCACCGATGAGTTCTGCTACTGCGGCTGCCCCCACACCCTGGGCCAGTGCCTGAAGGGGCACACCACCTGCCAGCACGGCAAGCGCATGGCCCGTCTGGCGGCGAAGCAGGCCGCCGCGGGCGTGCCGGCCACGGAGATCATCGTCGCGCTCTCCGAGTACTACGCCTCCTTCCGCGCCCCCCGGAAGACGCTCGAGGTGGACCCGCGCATGTGCATGGGCGACCCCAAGGCCCAGGTGACGCTGGTGGAGTTCTTCGACTTCGAGTGCCCCTACTGCGGCAAGGCCCGCCCGCTGCTGGAGGCCTTCGCGAAGAAGAACGCCAGCCGGGTGCGCATGTGCGCCGTGCCGTTCCCCCTGCCCATGCACCCCAACGCCATTCCCGCCGGCCAGGCGGCCATGTGGGCGCGTGACCAGGGCAAGTACTGGGAGATGCACGACGCCCTCTTCGAGAACGCGCAGAACCTGTCGCCCGCGCGCATCGTGGAGATCGCCAACAAGCTGGGGCTCAAGGGCGCGGACCTGCAGAAGGCGCTCCAGGCCGGCACCTACGCGAAGGAAGTGGAGAAGTACAAGAACCTGGGCCAGGCGGCCAACATCCACGGCACGCCCAGCCTCTTCTTCAACGGCCGCTCCTACGACGCCAACATGGGCCTCACCGAGGACGCGCTCACCCACACCCTGGAGGACGAGCTCGAGTGGCGCGCGAACAAGAACGCGTGGGCCGCCGACTGA
- a CDS encoding DUF4388 domain-containing protein, whose translation MSQRFRIDGSQLVPDERQGAQQPSPLVGRTGSYVLQPTSPDLLVFSRTPAEGGALAAPRVVLSGDAAGFPLSDLIAFLSQARWSGVVRVQAPGGERSVILREGEVRGATSDVVADRLGEVLVRLGYVDRPQLETVLREQPPSKIGRTLVERGLLQAHDLFKCVTHQVSEIFHAIVLCREGSFFLVDQPVEDKLGHNIQLSTQSLLMDSIRKIDELAHFRKRIPHSRLYVLRKGQMNAKLDADEDKVLALVDGRRTLLDLGQAARLSEFDVTKVVYGLLEGGFVQLSDKPMGGTAQSLSGLPAVRPKTFMGIPVVRPSSTGLPAVRVSQSGLRAITQSATQTPVLDVREVVRVFNRIFREIASEVSKQGLAREFIASANAALSGQALSSSPVLAGLAFAQDGSLPDVRLVESYERYRASLGPEPLAAFRQALSDVMFFLLFQAGELLESRADEDLARRVKDMLATLGGS comes from the coding sequence ATGAGCCAACGCTTCCGCATCGACGGCTCCCAGCTCGTCCCCGACGAGCGTCAGGGTGCGCAGCAGCCCTCCCCGCTGGTGGGCCGCACGGGCTCGTACGTGCTGCAGCCCACCTCGCCGGATCTGCTCGTCTTCTCGCGCACCCCCGCAGAGGGCGGCGCGCTGGCCGCTCCGCGCGTGGTGCTGTCCGGGGACGCGGCTGGCTTCCCGTTGTCGGACCTCATCGCCTTCCTCAGCCAGGCGCGCTGGAGCGGCGTCGTCCGCGTGCAGGCGCCCGGCGGTGAGCGCTCCGTCATCCTGCGCGAGGGCGAGGTGCGCGGCGCCACCTCGGATGTGGTGGCGGACCGGCTGGGCGAGGTGCTCGTCCGGCTGGGCTACGTGGACCGGCCCCAGCTGGAGACCGTGCTGCGCGAGCAGCCTCCCTCGAAGATCGGCCGCACCCTGGTGGAGCGCGGCCTGCTTCAGGCGCACGACCTGTTCAAGTGCGTCACCCACCAGGTGAGCGAGATCTTCCACGCCATCGTCCTGTGCCGCGAGGGCAGCTTCTTCCTCGTGGACCAGCCGGTGGAGGACAAGCTCGGCCACAACATCCAGCTGTCCACGCAGAGCCTGCTGATGGACAGCATCCGGAAGATCGACGAGCTGGCGCACTTCCGCAAGCGCATCCCCCACAGCCGCCTGTACGTGCTGCGCAAGGGGCAGATGAACGCCAAGCTGGACGCGGATGAGGACAAGGTGCTGGCGCTGGTGGACGGCCGCCGCACATTGCTGGACCTGGGCCAGGCCGCCCGGCTGTCCGAGTTCGACGTCACCAAGGTCGTCTACGGCCTGTTGGAGGGCGGCTTCGTGCAGCTGTCCGACAAGCCCATGGGTGGCACGGCGCAGTCGCTGTCCGGCCTCCCCGCGGTGCGCCCGAAGACCTTCATGGGCATTCCCGTGGTGCGCCCGTCCTCCACCGGCCTGCCGGCGGTGCGGGTGTCACAGTCCGGGCTGCGCGCCATCACCCAGTCGGCCACGCAGACCCCGGTGCTGGACGTGCGCGAGGTGGTGCGCGTCTTCAACCGCATCTTCCGGGAGATCGCCTCCGAGGTGTCCAAGCAGGGTCTGGCGCGTGAGTTCATCGCCTCGGCCAACGCCGCGCTCTCGGGCCAGGCGCTGTCCTCGTCGCCCGTGCTGGCGGGGCTGGCCTTCGCTCAGGACGGGAGCCTGCCGGATGTCCGGCTGGTCGAGTCCTACGAGCGCTACCGCGCCTCGCTGGGGCCGGAGCCGCTCGCCGCCTTCCGGCAGGCGCTCAGCGACGTCATGTTCTTCCTCCTCTTCCAGGCCGGTGAGCTGCTCGAGTCTCGCGCGGACGAGGACCTCGCCCGGCGCGTGAAGGACATGCTCGCCACGCTCGGCGGGTCATGA
- the truD gene encoding tRNA pseudouridine(13) synthase TruD translates to MSDARLPRLTEDVPGCGGAFKLVPEDFEVEELPAYQPSGEGEHLYLWVEKRGRDTRELVRALATALGVDEGDVGVAGMKDRQAITRQLLSVPAKAEPRVPDFSLEGVRVLWTRRHGNKLRTGHLRGNRFRLRLRGVRDVGAARESFSRLSTRGVPNYFGEQRFGRDGDNADFGRLLVLGQRLPRRPDKFQRKLYLSAFQSRLFNRALVDRLRAGTFDTALLGDVLRKEETGGLFVCESPEVDGPRAASWEVSPAGPLFGPKMTASAHAVAEAEAKLLADEGVTLDDFKRGGDETQGGRRPYRVRLSNPSLEVEGEDVVLTFELPKGSYATEVLHELLKDG, encoded by the coding sequence ATGAGCGACGCTCGGCTCCCCCGGCTGACGGAGGACGTGCCGGGGTGCGGTGGCGCCTTCAAGCTCGTCCCCGAGGACTTCGAGGTGGAGGAGCTCCCCGCCTACCAGCCCTCGGGGGAGGGGGAGCACCTGTACCTCTGGGTGGAGAAGCGCGGCCGGGACACCCGCGAGCTGGTGCGTGCCCTGGCCACCGCGCTGGGCGTGGACGAGGGAGACGTGGGAGTGGCCGGCATGAAGGACCGGCAGGCCATCACCCGGCAGCTGCTCTCCGTGCCGGCAAAGGCCGAGCCGCGTGTCCCGGACTTCTCGCTGGAGGGCGTGCGCGTCCTGTGGACCCGGCGCCATGGCAACAAGCTGCGCACCGGGCACCTGCGGGGGAACCGCTTCCGGCTGCGCCTGAGGGGCGTGCGGGACGTGGGCGCGGCGCGCGAGAGCTTCTCCCGGTTGAGCACCCGGGGCGTGCCCAACTACTTCGGCGAGCAGCGCTTCGGCCGCGACGGCGACAACGCGGACTTCGGCCGCCTGTTGGTGCTGGGCCAGCGGCTGCCGCGCCGGCCCGACAAGTTCCAGCGCAAGCTGTACCTCTCGGCCTTCCAGTCCCGCCTCTTCAACCGCGCCCTGGTGGACCGGCTGCGCGCGGGCACCTTCGACACGGCGCTCCTCGGGGACGTGCTGCGCAAGGAGGAGACGGGAGGCCTCTTCGTCTGCGAGTCGCCCGAGGTGGATGGGCCCCGCGCCGCCTCCTGGGAGGTGAGCCCCGCCGGGCCCCTCTTCGGGCCGAAGATGACGGCGTCCGCTCATGCCGTGGCCGAGGCCGAGGCGAAGCTGCTCGCCGATGAGGGTGTGACGCTGGACGACTTCAAGCGCGGGGGCGACGAGACCCAGGGCGGGCGCAGGCCCTACCGGGTGCGGCTCTCGAATCCGTCGCTCGAGGTGGAAGGGGAGGACGTGGTGCTCACCTTCGAGCTGCCCAAGGGCTCCTACGCCACCGAAGTGCTCCACGAGTTGCTCAAGGACGGCTGA